A window of the bacterium genome harbors these coding sequences:
- a CDS encoding chloride channel protein produces MSTTARPRDIAEDLADFTATRRMLTISAIAIAIGVISAYVAKALLTLIGLFTNLFFFQRFSTQLVTPEAHTLGPLVILVPVAGALIIGVMARYGSERIRGHGIPEAIEAILINGSRVEPKV; encoded by the coding sequence GTGAGCACGACGGCCCGACCGCGCGATATTGCCGAAGACCTGGCCGATTTCACCGCCACGCGACGGATGCTGACGATCAGCGCCATCGCCATCGCCATCGGCGTCATCAGCGCCTACGTCGCCAAGGCGCTGCTCACACTCATCGGCCTGTTCACCAACCTGTTCTTCTTCCAGCGCTTCAGCACGCAGCTGGTCACGCCGGAAGCGCACACGCTGGGGCCGCTGGTGATCCTGGTGCCGGTCGCCGGCGCCCTGATCATCGGCGTCATGGCGCGCTACGGCTCCGAGCGCATCCGCGGCCACGGCATCCCCGAGGCGATCGAGGCGATTCTCATCAACGGCAGCCGGGTCGAGCCGAAGGTG